A window of Candidatus Binataceae bacterium genomic DNA:
ACCCTGGGGCGAGGATCGCTTAAGCGTGGGCTGGGTCTCGAGGCTCAAAGTATCGCTGCCACTTCCTGGATTTGAATGCTGCTGTGTACCGAATTTCTTCGGCTTAGTGTTTCTTAGCCCGTTAGCTCGCTTGTCATCTCTCCAAAGTAAATGGAGCACTTCGCGGGCGCGGCACCCACTGCTGCCCGACCAAAACGAAGAAAGCCTCCGCAGCCTCCCTCTCTCTTATCTTCCCGTGGTCAGGGAGAGAAGCTTAGGAAGACTTCGATTTTGTGCAGAATATCTCCTTCCTACACGTCTCTGCTGCCGTCGGATCGGGTTTTTCAGTACTTTTGCGTGTAGCAAAATGCGATAGTTGCATCGATAAACGTAGCAACGTAGTGCGGCAGGCCGGCGCCTCCGCTGAGAACCCTAACCGCGAAGATCGCCGCGCCTTCACGCCCAGCCCCAATGGTTGCCAAGCCAGAAACCCGGGCTAGTTCACCCCGTAATGGCCGCGCTCCGCCTCACTTGATTTAAAAATGTTCGACACAAACGGGGCAGGCCACCATGCCCGCCGCATCGCCGATGCGAGCAAAATCGCCCGCGCCACTGAGGTAAAGTTCGTCGAGCGCGGTCAGGGCCAACCCAGTCGTTTGCGCGACGCCAGGCTAGTAATCCCAGTGGGTGCGATCCCAGCGAAAGATCTCGGTGGTGTTAGTCACGCTCACCGGCTTGGGCTGCGCGTGGCGCGCCTCCGTGATGGTATGGCCGGCGAGGTAATATTCAGTTTCCTGATAAGTCAGCTCGCCAATAGGTTGGCCATTGGCCGCGCGCTTGGTGTTACAGCTCTTGATTGGACTGTAAACGATGTAGGTGCCGGTTTCCCAGCCATCCTTGGCTCGCCAGCTCACATTGTCCACATTGTTGACATCGCGACTTTGCAGCTTGCGTCCCCAATCCTGGCAAAAAGAGGGAAAGGCGTTGACCGCACGCAAATAAAGGATATCGGCAGCGCGCGCGTGAGCATCGTGAGCATGATGTCGGGTATGCAGGACTTTATGCATGTGCGCCTGCATTGCAGCGACGGCTCGCGAATCATGAAGCAAGGTGGGATTGGAGTGGCTTGGTCGAGTGGCTTGCGGCGTCGTTTGACTCCATGCCGCTTCCCAAAACACCCCAACCGCCAGCGCGACGGCGACCAAGCTTAACCCTCTCAGCTTAAGCATCGCTCTACTCATGCTGCTCCACTTCCCAACAAACAACCCGAACTCAAGATATCATAAAATTGCTAGGCGCCAACAAGTAAATCGCCGCGGCCCACCGAATCAACGGCAGGCCGCGGCCGCAAGACGGACTCGGTCTCGGCCTTACTGCGCGGCCGGGACCAATTCGACGCGCCGGTTCTGGGCACGACCCGCCGCGGTGGCATTGCTGGCCACGAAGTGGGTCTTACCGTAGCCATGCGTCACCAGGCGGCTGGACGGAATGCCCTTGCTCTCCAGATAGCGAGCTACCGCGTCAGCGCGGCGCTGCGACAGCTTCAAGTTATACGCAAAGCTGCCAATGGCGTCGCAATAACCGTTAACGTCCACGGTTACGTTAGGATTCTTGGAGAGGATGTCAGCCGCCTCATCCAAGATCGGTACTGCATCAGGCCGGATATTGGCCTTGTTGAAGTCGAAATGTACGCCGCGCAATACGATGCGCTCGTGCTGAACCGGCGGCGGGGGCGGCGGAGGAGGCGGCGCCTCGGGCGCCGTAGCAACAACCGGGGCCGCCGGGGGCGGCACGACGGGGTCGCACAGATAATGGCCCGCTACCGCACCGATGCCCGCGCCGACAATCGCCGAAATCGGGGTAAAGACCGCCTCGACGTTGGTCCGGTCACCGCTGCCGGTGTGGTGCGCAACTTCATACGCGCCCACACCACCGGCTATGGCGGTCAAGAAAGCCCCTCCCAGCGCGCACCCATCCCATTCTCGCGGCTGAGACAAATTCTGCACCGTGCTCGCGCAGCCGGCCATGACCAGCGTTAGTCCGGCCACAACCGCGGTTGGAACAGCGAATCGGAATTTAGTGCCCATTAACCTCCTCCATCTATTCAGCTATTAGCCAGGCGCCACCCAAATACTCCAAGACGCTTGCGCAATTTTACTTGTCGTCGGCCGCGATTCAAGGAAAAAGCGGGATCCAGGTTAAAATAAGTCTTTCCAGGCCGGGCCAGGTAGCCGCCCTCCTGCCCTGCCCAGCTACTCTGAACGCGCTCTTGGGTTCCTCACGGCCGCCTCGACTGCCGCATTTAAAGCTTAAACCATCTCCCCTGGAGCAAGATTTTCCTCTTTGTCAGCTCGCCGCCCGGCCCCTCCAACCGGCGCTCCCCTCCGCTGGCCTCGGATTAAGTACGAGCGTCTGTCCTGCTAGCATGAAAAAACGATGTTGTCATTAGCTCGGGATAAAGAAGGCACATTTAAGCTGGTCTCGAACTATCAGCCGCAAGGCGATCAGCCGGCCGCCATTGAAGCGCTGTGCCGCCACTTGAGCGATGGGATCCGCCATCAGGTGTTATTGGGCGTGACCGGGTCGGGCAAGACCTTCACCATGGCCAACGTCATCGCCCGCTTAAACCGGCCTACCCTGGTAATGGCGCCCAACAAAACTCTGGCAGCCCAACTTTACAATGAGTTCAAGACCTTATTTCCCGACAACGCGGTGCGCTATTTCGTCTCTTATTACGATTATTATCAGCCCGAAGCCTACGTCCCTTCCACCGACACCTACATCGAAAAAGATTCAAGCATCAACGACGAGATTGATAAGCTGCGCCATTCAGCCACCAAAGCTCTGTTAGAGCGCAACGATGTGCTGATCGTGGCCTCGGTTTCCTGCATCTACGGCCTGGGCGAACCCGAGGTCTATTTCGAGATGCTGTTATTTGTCGAAGAGCGCCAGCACATCGCGCGCGACCGCGTCCTGCGCAAGTTGGTGGATATTCAATATCAGCGCAACGATTACGATTTCCATCGTGGCACCTTTCGGGTTCGTGGCGACGTGGTCGAAGTCTTTCCGGCATACGAGGAGAGTCGCGCGCTGCGCATCGAATTCTTTGGCGACGAAATCGAAGGGCTATATGAGATCGATCCGCTGCGTGGCCAAGTGCTACGCCGCCTCTCCAGCGTGGCGATTTACCCCGCCTCCCACTACGTCACCACTTCCGATCGGATGGAGGCCGCGATCCAAAGCATCCGCCAGGAATTGCGCCAGCGCTTGGAACAATTACGCGCGGAGAACAAGCTGCTAGAGGCGCAGCGGCTGGAGCAGCGCACCATGTACGATTTGGAATTGCTGGCCGAAATGGGGGTCTGTCCAGGAATCGAAAACTACTCGCGCCATCTGACCGGCCGTCGCCCCGGCCAGCCGCCACCGGTTCTGCTCGACTATTTCGCCAAAAATTATCTTTTGTTCATCGATGAAAGCCATGTCACCATCCCCCAAATCGGCGGCATGTACAGGGGTGATCGCTCGCGCAAGCAGAACCTGGTGGATTACGGCTTTCGGTTGCCCTCGGCCCTGGATAATCGACCGCTTAATTTCGAGGAGTTCGAGAGCTTCGTCAACCAGGCGGTTTATGTATCCGCCACTCCTGGGGACTACGAATTGGCCAAGTCCGGCGGCCTGGTGGTTGAGCAATTGATCCGGCCCACGGGGCTTATTGACCCCGCCATCGAGGTGCGGCGGGCGGGCACCCAGGTGGACGACCTGCTGGAAGAAATCCGCCGCCGGGTTGAACGCAACGAGCGCGTGCTGGTGACCTGCCTGACCAAGAAGATGGCCGAAGATTTGACGGATTACTACCACGACCTGGGCGTGCGCGTGCGCTACCTGCATTCCGATATCGACACTATCGAGCGCGTCGAGATTATCCGCGACCTGCGCAAGGGCGTCTTCGACGTGCTGGTCGGGATCAACCTGCTGCGTGAAGGGCTAGACCTCCCCGAGGTTTCGCTGGTGGCGATCCTGGACGCCGACAAGGAAGGCTACCTGCGCTCCGCGCGCTCCTTGATCCAGACCATCGGGCGCGCCGCGCGCCATATCAACGGCCAGGTCATCATGTATGCCGACCAGCAGACTGGCTCGATGCGCAAAGCGATTGAGGAAACCAACCGCCGACGCA
This region includes:
- a CDS encoding OmpA family protein, whose protein sequence is MGTKFRFAVPTAVVAGLTLVMAGCASTVQNLSQPREWDGCALGGAFLTAIAGGVGAYEVAHHTGSGDRTNVEAVFTPISAIVGAGIGAVAGHYLCDPVVPPPAAPVVATAPEAPPPPPPPPPVQHERIVLRGVHFDFNKANIRPDAVPILDEAADILSKNPNVTVDVNGYCDAIGSFAYNLKLSQRRADAVARYLESKGIPSSRLVTHGYGKTHFVASNATAAGRAQNRRVELVPAAQ
- the uvrB gene encoding excinuclease ABC subunit UvrB is translated as MLSLARDKEGTFKLVSNYQPQGDQPAAIEALCRHLSDGIRHQVLLGVTGSGKTFTMANVIARLNRPTLVMAPNKTLAAQLYNEFKTLFPDNAVRYFVSYYDYYQPEAYVPSTDTYIEKDSSINDEIDKLRHSATKALLERNDVLIVASVSCIYGLGEPEVYFEMLLFVEERQHIARDRVLRKLVDIQYQRNDYDFHRGTFRVRGDVVEVFPAYEESRALRIEFFGDEIEGLYEIDPLRGQVLRRLSSVAIYPASHYVTTSDRMEAAIQSIRQELRQRLEQLRAENKLLEAQRLEQRTMYDLELLAEMGVCPGIENYSRHLTGRRPGQPPPVLLDYFAKNYLLFIDESHVTIPQIGGMYRGDRSRKQNLVDYGFRLPSALDNRPLNFEEFESFVNQAVYVSATPGDYELAKSGGLVVEQLIRPTGLIDPAIEVRRAGTQVDDLLEEIRRRVERNERVLVTCLTKKMAEDLTDYYHDLGVRVRYLHSDIDTIERVEIIRDLRKGVFDVLVGINLLREGLDLPEVSLVAILDADKEGYLRSARSLIQTIGRAARHINGQVIMYADQQTGSMRKAIEETNRRRTKQLAYNTEHGITPKSVSKALDASLVEMYSPEWAVVPEISAEAGEGEDDAVPAHELELHLKQLRQEMLAAAKELEYERAGQLRDRIKRIELRALGLDPGRTGAPKAATPDSAPTRPHGRAGRGRAERARPTTPRQSRLKVIPEKPD